In the genome of Amphiura filiformis chromosome 11, Afil_fr2py, whole genome shotgun sequence, the window ataataataataataataataataataataataataataataataataataataataataataatagtaataataataataataatatttccaaTTAGTGCCTCGTTACCATAAGATATGGGCCACGTATGTCAGCTTATCTTGTAACGTGGTTCAAAAATTCGCCTCTCTCTAGTTGCCAATGTTCATCCCTGCCAGTTAATCAATAAAAGTAACTACCGTGAAATAAAAGGAAATGTGGCGCTACTCTAAAAACAGTCAAATAAGCACGTTATCAGAATAATTTAAGGGTGtgttaaaggcaaggtttagggaaatcacgaattccaacatttttgcaaatatctccaaaacctttcatgattggccatgttatgaaggtaataaaaccgttgccatggtaaccaagcagtcgctattggcttctgaccaatcacattgaaagttggttgtttcctgttttttcgcaaatcacttcatttgtcccaataaaagtatactcacatgttgagtcatgttcctgcgcacatccactgattttcccgtaaaaaaatcccagtggaatTCCCACGGGGGGGTTTCAGAGTGATATTTTCGTTTTTTGGCCACATattccatattacttacaaactCTTTACGGGGAAATCAGCAGAGGTCATTCGTGATGTTCTTGAACGATTTGACACCATTCCAATATTTATTTGGACATGTGCATTTTCAACCGTATGAGGGCAGTATCCAGGTCTAAAATTTCTCGGTCCCTGGAGAGCAATAATCAAAAAACACTgccgacatttaaaaaaattattatcttcttctgtgccaaagatgaaaacgatccgtagatctttaatttgcatttaaaaccaccttcaGGTACGAATTCGATGATCCAAAGCTTACATGGTTTATTCAGGTGGCCCGTGAACTCATCGAGGCACTCGGAGTGGGTTTGTTGGCTGATTTCATTCCTGCATTGCGATTTATTCCAACGCAGGGTGTCACAAAGATCAAGAAAGTTATGGATGAGTTTCTAGGATTCTTGTATGCTGAACTAAAATGTCACCGCGAATCTTTTGATTCAGGTAGGCTTTTCTATAGTTATCCTAAGTTATATAAGCATTATATAGCTAGGATCATTGCCAAGCGTAGAAAATTTGACTCATTCAGTCATGAACTCATTGCGCTCCAATGGCTCCACATACACATATAGCGATGCATCATTTTAAAAGTCCTCCTTTTGGTGCACAAAGCTCACTAAAAACTAGCATCTTCTTGTTATCTCTGATTTACATCAGCCACAACTGCGGTCATTAACATCATATACTCAGTTTCTTGAACTCGGAACACATAGTGTGTCATTCGCAGACAGATCTTTCTCATGATTTGGTCCAAAAGAATGGAACAAACTTCCCATCCATATATATGCTCAGACTGTTGGCATTTTCAAGAAGCTACTAAAATGCCATCTGTTTcaacagagaagatgtaagaaaaggagggagcaCAGAATtacatccttgagataatcccgtaggtaatcctgtcgcacctattcatagtcctttattctcaagtagttacacatctacttgaaagtagcctttgatcatgttgatgtgatgtgtgttgccgaccacggttgattaattttcactccagaattggaaatatttccaatgtttctatagagaattccttGAAGTAGCTGTTGTTCTGATGGGATACCAAACGTGGAAACtacaagaaagaaatgtagttttgtaaaaaatTCCCAAAAAATCCGCTCATTTTGgaacattatattaattatttagggagagtgttttaggattttgttagaaaagggatgattgttgatcatatttattttattgttttatgtattatatttttcctgtcatttcctgcaaacctaataaagatattttgataattgaaaatagtctgtatcataaatcgtagacgttgaaagagtcaacaagcgtcagaaattataatttgccatggaacttcggtcatattttatttgaaatattactggatgttagggtctacatgcatggtatgcatagtatgatgatatacagacactgacctttccctaaaactagtaagcagcaacttgtgtatcacacccatcatgggttcgaacccctttgttgtattttattgttaaacctgaatagcgtgattacttttgaatgagcggcagcacacatattttgtttgaggatagctggatctatctccttttcctcacatcttctctggtttcaacaagcatatcgtatttaatttcttttgtattttttgcATTAGCTCTATATAAATTTTTTATGTTGTAATTTGTTTTCATTCCAAATTCCAATAATAATGATGTATAGGCTTATCCTAAGTGAGCTTAGTGTACCTGTCTATTAACAAGCTAAATAAGGCAATAATTATGTGATATAATAATGAGATTACAGGACGATGATAGACGATAGGAGGATGATAGAGTTTTAGCTATCGTAATTTTATATGAATACGTCAACTATTTTAACGGCTCTTTTATAGAGCCACGAAATCGTCAATAAGTCAGCGGCCACCTACTTCTTACCACTCTCCTTGTATCCACCCATCATTTAGTGGACAAGGTGCAGTTCGcatgaatggctcttttcagagccaccgatcTTTAGTAGGAAGAGGGTACTTACTTCTTGCCAACACACCACTTTTTAGGTGGCTAGATGAGGGGCAGTCTATTGGTTGTATGTTTGGACAAGGGCAGCCCACTATGATATTCTTTAATGATGGCCTTATGGGGCAGTCCAGATGCATAACTGAGGAAGATAAATATGACGAGCTATAATAGtcctaataaatttaaaaattttatctTTGCCTAAAGTCGAACCCGTTGAAAAcctcaacttttattttatttttatttcacacagtgatgttgtTATTTTGTTTCTGTAGACAATATTCGTGACATATTTGATTCCTTACTTCTGGCTCAGAAGGAAGCAAAAGAAGAAGACAGCGATCTCGTGGACTCTCTTACTGATACACATCTGACACATACCATTCGTGATCTTTTCGGAGGTATGCCTGATTATGCCGCGCTAATAATTCATACCAAGTGTTCATGCCAACTTAAACATTGGATCAACATTTGCCTAGTTGTCAATAAGTTACGATATATTAATACATCCATATATCTGATGAaatttaattttgtaaaatttttattCAATGGCTCGGCTGAGATTTGATCGTACACAAAAGCGCATGAAGCCCTCCATAAAAATAATTATCTTGGTATATAAGATTCACATATTCTGTCTGGCCGTAAGTGATCGAACAAAGAATAGTCTTAAACGTCATATATTTGTACGCTTATTACATAACCCCTTTAAAGTGTCACAGCAACTTCCCTGTaacacctaatttgcatacaattattacgtttttatttttcttatttaaaGCTGGAACAGACACAACAATTATTACACTCCACTGGACACTGGCTATTATGGCAGAATATCAAGACATACAAAAGAAAGTGGCCATGGAAATTGAAGAGGTCATAGGGCATGATAGGCTGCCCTCTTTGGAGGATAGAGGGCGCCTTCCATATGCAGAAGCAACTATGATGGAAGTTTTACGTTTTAGTTCTATCCTTCCGTTGGGATTGCCACATGCAACAACCTGTGACGTTATGTTAGGTAGCGtagcaattcgctgtcgtagtgcacgttaccaggtcaactggatcactgatcgaaatgatcacaacacaaatcctatggcatatcaaaattcggaacaggtgtatgagccgacgcttggagcagtaaccaatggctactagcgtgcactacgacagcgaattaggCTTTACGTAAATATTCGCATTAAAACTCCGTGTCTCAATCGACACTAGACTACCATGCTCAGTCGTCAATGATAGCcagtcatttatctattggtcgttatatgactatcttTTGAAAACTGAGCGAGCCACTTTCTGACAGCTTGAGATTATTGGGACAGAGGTAATcttttgaatcctttcatgactcACTAAAGCATAGTCAAGGACACTCACGTGAATTTATAGACTTCTTGTTCAtgacaaaagaatgtcaaatgcCATAAAACACAAATTTTGTATATTTCCCCTCCCAGGAATATTGGTGTTTTGGACTACGTCTGATTGATGCCGTagattaaatttttatttgaaatcaATCGGACTAATACTAATTTCCCTTACCTTTTTGCAGACATATCACtcaatatttgaattttatttgcagatAACTTTCAAATTCCCAAAGACACGATGGTTGTCATCAACCATTTTGCGCTGCATTTTGATGAAGAGTTCTGGGATCAGCCGAAATGCTTTAAACCAGGTAGGTGTTTTTGCTATATAACCCTTCGTCAACCATGCTCATGTCATGAGCATGGTTGACGAAGGGTTAATGAGGttgattaggcctaaaaaatgtttgattggtatggcgtaacataaaaacaaaattagggtaggtaggtcgggatttgtAAATTGCGTTTTATGCAggccttcttcttttttttaaattaattaattaattaattaatgtatttatttatttatttatttatttatttatttatttatctgtttatttatttaattacttatttctttatttatttatagcaagtcgggttacgccaatcaaacaattttaggcATTTGTATATATTTGTCTGTGTATATAGAAGCGCAGAAAATTATACTCATTTGTATATACTTCACTAAGTTTTAACTTCACCACAACACACATACGATAAATAAATAGCAAACtgaaattaaaacataaaaatgacatttgcaacTGTCGTTTCCTAATATTTTACTGTGAACTCCTGTTTTAAAAAGAATCACCGCAAAAGTGGAAAACcgataattttaaaatatattttaaaatttcagtAACAAATAAACTACTTTTGGTTGATTTGTTTATTTTGACAGAACACTTTTTGGATGACAGCGGTTCTGTACGTCAGCATCCCAATAGTTTCTTGCCATTCTCAGCAGGAAATAGGTCATGTCTGGGCGAATCTCTGGCAAAAGCAGAATTGTTCCTGATTTTTACATGGTTCCTGCAGAACTACGCAATCTCGAAAGTGTCTGGTGGCAAAGACGAATCCTTGCTGGGACGCATTAACTCGGGTTTTCTTCGCGAGTTGGCTCCATATGAAGTGATAATGAGGAAACGTGTATATTAATAGGACAAAcgttatttgaaattcatatttagGTATTAAAGATAAaccataaataatttaataaattaataaatgatataATGAAATAATCCGatctatttatttacttaacAGGTCAAATAGGGTACCTTGTACAatactatacatgtataaattatgtTAGTAACATAGGCCCTAAAAACTATTTGTCATCAGATCAGATTTTATCCCTTGAAAAGACAAAATTGATGTTGAATATATCAATTATTTCGTTATGAAgcttttcattaatttttatcCACAAATCAATACAGGATaatattgtgggataggcttttacgacggttttcataacaattagtgggtttttagcgggttcgccgtcggacaagtttagaactgtcaagtttttgtcaggagtagctctgacctcttaagtacctaagaatgagacatgtaggggCCCcatgcctactgatggctctgaaaactGCCGTTCACTTAAGACTACCCCTTGTCAACAgcgaacaagcagatctcgccaaTCTGCTAATTTAAAAAGTTTTGGTGACtatgaaaagagctgttcactgaagactatccttgtctacagaaaacaagcagacctcgcctatctgctaattttaaatgtttggtggctctgaaaagagccgttcactgacgaCTTCCCCTTGTCTACAGATATCAGCTGTCACTCTGCACTAAAAAAATGGGCCATTCGCGAGATTTCGTTGATTGcagcaaatttcatttatgaacaaaaaacatatggagcacatttcatatctgcctaaattcttcAAGTAGAATAATAGCCTCATCTCTTATTCTGAAAATAGCCACATGTTGAAGGCCACCATAAGAAGTAATGAATAGGCAATTTAATGTAAATGAGGGAAACATACATATTTCCAACTTGGTAACATAGTACACTCATGGCCCAATTTAGtcacatcatagcacccagttttcgTTCGTAGTCTTGAAACATAGCaattaaaatatttctttaagAAAAACACCAATTCTAGTAGAAACAATATTAACATTTATAAAGCTAATACCGATGTGAGCGAATTTTCAATGGAAAAGATTAGACCCAAGATACAGTACACCCAATTTAAGTGCAAATTCCTTATTATAGCGCTATGGCGGAAAAAATAAAGAAGGTTTAAAATCGAAATACTTGAGAGACACGATAATTATATAGGGTGGCTCAAAAATGTAAATAATCGATATTTACGTTAGAACCAAGATGAACATGTCCATTGttgaaagttaaaaaaaaccaCCTTGTGTAAAAATAAAAGTGTTACGGGATTTCCCCCTACAAATAAAATGTTTCCTCGATTTTGTTAAATTATCAGGTGTTTTGCTGTTCATCTCAAAGCATTTTTGTTATGCTCAAGTACCATACTTAGGCTATTCATGGAATCTGTACAACTTGATGTacgagtcaagattcatcaactcaaatttctcgcccatatactgcgtcttgaagatggcgagcctgtgaaagaatacagggtgtatcaaaatgattggtaccgggctatgtgacattttcaaaaatatatcaaaaatataaaattgctaattaatatagtttttgtactataaatagaaaggggcatatgttaacttattgatctattaatctgaagattgacgtaatcatggtttgacttacacaacacaagatgaataggttcactgcttgcaccatttattgcatacataatttcaatatctcacctcagtatacataacataaaattgctttgcacatgcttttagaaagatagttcctgaagtccctgccttacgacccgggcagtgtgaggtgaagccctatcttgaaagaacttaacaactgggatgggtccattctgtaactgcccatatcaaattttgaagttatagcatgtttgcatagAATatgccttgctcttagaaactgtctcctaaatcttccctgcacttctccatagcttcgtgtcgaccagtgattcttaactatgaatgcacactgaagtgtggaatactgtggagccattccaataacttttaccaggtctaaactaacttacactgtctacagtctatagccattctgccacaccatctacttatagtaatctcaaaaatacaacttaaattaccaccctggatggtgttgatacacaaacttctttcaccccacctaaattattcaagtcaataatattactctcaagcaataaatattgattattacattaatatatattatgaatgaagaaataggcaaggaaactattaaacatttccatggtatttgcagtaaaatagagctttgaaaatggtgcgctactgatccagcgttacgatgaaaagtgtaaaaacacctactttcctttagaatcctgtaacttctgaatagaatgtgctatctttatgatctaaaattcttaaagaagataaaactactataattacaaatatttcaaCAATTAACCCCACACTGGCACAAAACATagtaaaaaaatctgacaaaaatgagaagtcttcggtaccaatcattttgatacaccctgtatgcgctttatattccaccacatgggaagaggaaaccgggacggccgcgcacactgtacttacagtatgtccagcacctcctgggagatactgaagggatgctgcagccaaacaaaatgtttcgcttgcccaagatcgcattagttggagaaagcttgtagtcgcctgccccgcagccgactgatgatgatgatgatgtacgtGTACAACCATGTTTGAGCAGGAGCGGCATTTTATTTGTGGTAATCTCGCaatctattttgtttatttttcacccaacttacccgggtgaaaaagcaataaaataattaaatgtccaaagctaatgttaaatagggcgcctccgcctaatgattAGGCCACCAAGTTTCAAActcatattttcttcaaaatataattttggaaatatttgctcGTTTTATTCGTTGGAAACACCGAAATACACTTTTGTTTGCTTACAAACTGAAAAGCAGTTCTTACGGACATATTTACCATAAAAAGTtctacaaaatatttcaaaatatccgCTAGTactctaatattttatgtacacAAAACCGCTCACCGATTCATAGAACCAGCAATTAGCTTGCGAAAATGGTTCaggcatgcatttaaacatatttactaGTATTTGGGATTATGATCAATCTTTGAACAAGAGCAAAATGATAATGAGCCAGATTAAAGTGAACAATCAGAAATGGGTAGGGTGATAACGTAAGTGTTGACATGGTCAAGTTGGCCTTGGACTATGACCAAACACAGCTAAGTATAAGCAGGTTCCAGATTATGTCGAAATACTGTAGTTCATGTGATCCTGACGTTTAGATAAGATCATATAAATAACGTTATAATTTATTTGTATGGTGACGTGGAACAAGCTGAAAGAACAGTCACTCAAACTGACAGGTGCTATCTCGCAAAGTCTGTGTAAAACTGATAGCTCTACAAAATTAGAAATAAGGTATGTAGAATGTGCtgtaatttagagaaaataaatgGTGCTGGTGCAAGATATTTTATTTGGTTTATTGAAGATACATGCTATTGCACCATTGTTTCCAAGCAAACGGATTTTTCAATTGGTCAAACACGGCCAACTTAGGACGCGCTATAATGCTAGACGCTATTGAATTCTTCTATGCGTTAATGCAGATATATTGGAGACATCAGTTTCAACATTTTATAGCTTTGAATCAACGaacctgttttcatttttatattgGTCGCATTTATCGCTACGGAAAGAAAATTGTGTACAATGCAGAATATAGATAAAAATTCGGTGCAATTTTGGTTTGAAGCTACGTCAAATGCATTGTGCCCAGCATGTAATTTTGCACTGTGTTGAGGTGAATTTTATTCATTCTTTACAACATTTGTGATCATTATTCCTTAAAATGACTAAGGTCTGTTTTTGTGATGTTCTTTCTTTTTGTCAATCTCAACATGAGCAATCGTGGCCATATGCTTCGAGCCAtattgaccatagttggtcactaggaccacTGTGTAGGGGCACAAATTTAACATggagtccatttcactaaacgttTAAcacttcgtaactcaagtaaccgtgcGTAATGTTACGAATActcaatactagacgtaactttacaaagggtccctgtagtaaatccctattacttacgaacaGTACCGTTCGTAACGTAAGTAGGGTTtatagtgaaatggaacttacgactcgagATTTCGTAAAGTTCAATGAAATGGATCCCAGGTCAATTACCAGTCAAAGGTCATCGACTTCCTGTCATGGCCGAAAAAGATGTTCACTAAAAGCTATTCCTTCCGCAAATTACATGGCACGATGATGTCGGTTGCACACATGCATCAAGTATAGCCATTGTCTAAAAGTTATTatccagaattggggtcaaaggtgatttaGGGTTTACGTCAAGTATAGCTTCAAAATGCTGCAACTTCCGCCAATTACATAGTACAACGATGTCACTTGGTCACTAGGACCAATGTTattggtggcacaaatgtcaagTGAAcaagttgaggtcaaaggtcaaacaaagGTAATTATGGCCAAGGATGTGATTTCTGTTGTACAAAAAATACTACCCTTTCCACATAATTGCGTAGCATGATAACGTCACTTGCCCACATGCATCATCTAAACTCTGTATCTATCGGGTAGGCCCTGTATAAATTTTTGCCACGTATGACAACCATTTTTGTCATAACCTTTTTTGTTGTCATAATTGGCTAAGGCTATGTGCAATTAgctcttgtttttgtttgtttgtagtgACGATCGAGTCTCAGATTACCACTccttacagggtgtccctgaaggAACtctatcgtcggaaacttaattattttgggtattttaacgccacaactaaaactaaatacttggtgtattcttgaaatataagaaatttacgaaactccctcattttcaagcctttccacggattcaaatatcaatcgataatCTATATAGTATAGTCAGAGTGCTAAGGtcatcttgatttaataattcgtTTCAAATCCCCGTTTTTCGtgttattcccgctggattgagtaaatttcatttttttttgtccacTGTTTTTTCCCCgatccacaacacaaaaatcaccCGTCTGACATCGTCAGATGTCTACATAGCACGAAGCGTAAaatttcttcatcttgaccacagtgcaacctccctgagagatgaaaagttggtctattcaaaattgaagtaaaggaaaaataataataattaaaaccgCATTCTGTATTAGGTTTtgaacttgggaagggctttgagacgaaatCGGTCTattgtcagaattcaaaaagcaTGTGATACATGTAACTGATATGTTCTCAACAttatcagttatttagttacattattttttatgcgttaaaatacccaattCAGTTCCCAagtcagttcccgacgatacagggAAACCAATCAATGAGGTTGTTGCATTTTAGTGCCGTTTGTACCATTGTCGCTTCCCGCGC includes:
- the LOC140163570 gene encoding cytochrome P450 2K6-like, producing MNVYITTHSENTLINCIYEAQRCYLQVQNKFRCKIGNVIGNIRDILDSLLLSQKETIDEGSDLAESLTDAHLVGTISDLFGAGTDTTIITLHWTLAIMAEYQDIQKKVAMEIEEVIGHDRLPSLEDRGRLPYAEATMMEVLRFSSILPLGLPHATTCDVMLGILVFWTTSD